A genomic stretch from Malus domestica chromosome 15, GDT2T_hap1 includes:
- the LOC103442067 gene encoding uncharacterized protein isoform X1: MKVDRSHRRITAAAVISLVLLLSLSLLPATESSSQCKAWLVQSIPTDMPALHRVPGVLSTADVLEWLAKNSTERLDVIAQYWQLIAQPEDPRSGDFGYSKEDLQRFGAQEGASVYGAIDDAANRNVSIRLLSHSGVYPDYTTEPSNLASGRPNVKNVTLLFSKWWGSGVVHAKVWISDRRDVYIGSANNDWKSLTQVKELGIYLVGCPKIARNVETYFENLWTLASLDPTTHTTTVSDKQWQVNRQVPCWSHFLDSKARCSSPLPRSVETHHVAGYPILNDPYMFKLPLQTPGYNASSLQPQSSYLSFAPPELTFGRYQADEQAWIETIHSVRSGGTVRISTMDWLGQSQYTKPTVYWSSLSSAISEVVFSKKATVKILVAYWAHFINGTDQYLKSLLYSNVLCSSSTYNHCAGKVEIKYYVVPGFNLTGPATANGTDTRNIYPGYTRVNHGKYAVSDVRAHIGTSNLIWDYFYTTAGVSFGTYNPAIVSQLQEVFNADWDSPYAVPVEELGEEKLLVSEEVRESERKKLSLSSHSLFCSAKLCPIRRRPGPGYGGGKS; this comes from the exons ATGAAAGTCGATCGCAGTCACAGAAGAATCACCGCCGCCGCCGTGATTTCACTCGTCTTGTTACTCAGTCTCTCTCTGCTGCCCGCCACTGAATCTTCATCCCAATGCAAAGCGTGGCTCGTCCAATCCATCCCCACCGACATGCCGGCTCTCCACCGCGTCCCCGGCGTCCTCTCCACCG CGGATGTGTTGGAATGGCTGGCGAAGAACTCGACGGAGAGACTGGACGTAATTGCTCAGTACTGGCAGCTAATTGCGCAGCCTGAAGATCCTCGTTCCGGGGATTTTGGGTACTCGAAAGAGGATTTGCAGAGGTTTGGAGCTCAGGAAGGTGCTTCTGTTTATGGCGCCATAGACGATGCTGCTAATCGCAATGTTTCCATCAG GCTACTATCCCACTCTGGTGTGTATCCCGACTATACCACAGAGCCATCCAACCTTGCTTCAGGAAGGCCAAATGTAAAGAATGTGACTTTGTTGTTTAGTAAATGGTGGGGGTCCGGCGTAGTCCATGCCAAAGTCTGGATATCAGATCGCCGAGACGTGTATATTGGATCCGCAAACAATGACTGGAAATCTCTTACACAA GTGAAGGAACTTGGAATTTATCTCGTTGGTTGTCCGAAAATAGCAAGAAACGTTGAGACCTACTTTGAAAACCTATGGACACTTGCATCTCTTGATCCTACAACTCATACGACAACTGTTTCAGATAAGCAGTGGCAGGTTAACAGACAAGTTCCTTGCTGGTCACACTTCTTGGATTCTAAAGCGCGGTGTAG TTCACCTCTTCCTCGATCGGTGGAGACTCACCATGTAGCAGGATACCCTATACTGAACGATCCCTACATGTTCAAATTGCCGCTGCAGACTCCTGGGTATAATGCTTCAAGCTTGCAGCCTCAGTCCAGCTATCTCTCTTTTGCTCCACCAGAG TTGACATTTGGTAGGTACCAGGCTGATGAACAGGCTTGGATAGAGACTATTCATTCTGTAAGAAGTGGAGGAACGGTTCGGATTAGTACCATGGACTGGCTTGGTCAGTCCCAGTATACGAAACCAACGGTTTACTGGTCATCCCTCTCCTCTGCAATATCTGAG GTTGTATTCTCAAAGAAAGCAACAGTGAAAATATTGGTAGCATACTGGGCACATTTTATCAACGGCACAGACCAGTACCTAAAATCTCTTCTCTACTCCAACGTCCTTTGCTCTTCGTCTACGTATAACCATTGCGCTGGGAAAGTTGAGATCAAGTACTATGTAGTCCCGGGTTTCAATTTGACCGGACCTGCCACTGCCAATGGTACTGACACCAGAAACATATACCCCGGTTACACCAGGGTCAACCACGGAAAGTATGCAGTCAGCGACGTTCGAGCTCACATAGGCACGAGCAATCTCATTTGGGATTACTTTTATACAACAGCTGGTGTCAGCTTTGGTACATACAACCCTGCCATTGTTTCTCAGCTTCAAGAAGTTTTCAACGCCGACTGGGATTCCCCCTATGCCGTGCCAGTTGAAGAGCTGGGAGAAG AGAAATTATTAGTCTCCGAGGAAGTACGTGAGTCGGAGAGgaagaagctctct
- the LOC103442067 gene encoding uncharacterized protein isoform X2, protein MKVDRSHRRITAAAVISLVLLLSLSLLPATESSSQCKAWLVQSIPTDMPALHRVPGVLSTADVLEWLAKNSTERLDVIAQYWQLIAQPEDPRSGDFGYSKEDLQRFGAQEGASVYGAIDDAANRNVSIRLLSHSGVYPDYTTEPSNLASGRPNVKNVTLLFSKWWGSGVVHAKVWISDRRDVYIGSANNDWKSLTQVKELGIYLVGCPKIARNVETYFENLWTLASLDPTTHTTTVSDKQWQVNRQVPCWSHFLDSKARCSSPLPRSVETHHVAGYPILNDPYMFKLPLQTPGYNASSLQPQSSYLSFAPPELTFGRYQADEQAWIETIHSVRSGGTVRISTMDWLGQSQYTKPTVYWSSLSSAISEVVFSKKATVKILVAYWAHFINGTDQYLKSLLYSNVLCSSSTYNHCAGKVEIKYYVVPGFNLTGPATANGTDTRNIYPGYTRVNHGKYAVSDVRAHIGTSNLIWDYFYTTAGVSFGTYNPAIVSQLQEVFNADWDSPYAVPVEELGEVFLFYGLREIISLRGST, encoded by the exons ATGAAAGTCGATCGCAGTCACAGAAGAATCACCGCCGCCGCCGTGATTTCACTCGTCTTGTTACTCAGTCTCTCTCTGCTGCCCGCCACTGAATCTTCATCCCAATGCAAAGCGTGGCTCGTCCAATCCATCCCCACCGACATGCCGGCTCTCCACCGCGTCCCCGGCGTCCTCTCCACCG CGGATGTGTTGGAATGGCTGGCGAAGAACTCGACGGAGAGACTGGACGTAATTGCTCAGTACTGGCAGCTAATTGCGCAGCCTGAAGATCCTCGTTCCGGGGATTTTGGGTACTCGAAAGAGGATTTGCAGAGGTTTGGAGCTCAGGAAGGTGCTTCTGTTTATGGCGCCATAGACGATGCTGCTAATCGCAATGTTTCCATCAG GCTACTATCCCACTCTGGTGTGTATCCCGACTATACCACAGAGCCATCCAACCTTGCTTCAGGAAGGCCAAATGTAAAGAATGTGACTTTGTTGTTTAGTAAATGGTGGGGGTCCGGCGTAGTCCATGCCAAAGTCTGGATATCAGATCGCCGAGACGTGTATATTGGATCCGCAAACAATGACTGGAAATCTCTTACACAA GTGAAGGAACTTGGAATTTATCTCGTTGGTTGTCCGAAAATAGCAAGAAACGTTGAGACCTACTTTGAAAACCTATGGACACTTGCATCTCTTGATCCTACAACTCATACGACAACTGTTTCAGATAAGCAGTGGCAGGTTAACAGACAAGTTCCTTGCTGGTCACACTTCTTGGATTCTAAAGCGCGGTGTAG TTCACCTCTTCCTCGATCGGTGGAGACTCACCATGTAGCAGGATACCCTATACTGAACGATCCCTACATGTTCAAATTGCCGCTGCAGACTCCTGGGTATAATGCTTCAAGCTTGCAGCCTCAGTCCAGCTATCTCTCTTTTGCTCCACCAGAG TTGACATTTGGTAGGTACCAGGCTGATGAACAGGCTTGGATAGAGACTATTCATTCTGTAAGAAGTGGAGGAACGGTTCGGATTAGTACCATGGACTGGCTTGGTCAGTCCCAGTATACGAAACCAACGGTTTACTGGTCATCCCTCTCCTCTGCAATATCTGAG GTTGTATTCTCAAAGAAAGCAACAGTGAAAATATTGGTAGCATACTGGGCACATTTTATCAACGGCACAGACCAGTACCTAAAATCTCTTCTCTACTCCAACGTCCTTTGCTCTTCGTCTACGTATAACCATTGCGCTGGGAAAGTTGAGATCAAGTACTATGTAGTCCCGGGTTTCAATTTGACCGGACCTGCCACTGCCAATGGTACTGACACCAGAAACATATACCCCGGTTACACCAGGGTCAACCACGGAAAGTATGCAGTCAGCGACGTTCGAGCTCACATAGGCACGAGCAATCTCATTTGGGATTACTTTTATACAACAGCTGGTGTCAGCTTTGGTACATACAACCCTGCCATTGTTTCTCAGCTTCAAGAAGTTTTCAACGCCGACTGGGATTCCCCCTATGCCGTGCCAGTTGAAGAGCTGGGAGAAG TTTTTCTATTTTACGGTTTAAGAGAAATTATTAGTCTCCGAGGAAGTACGTGA
- the LOC103442073 gene encoding phototropic-responsive NPH3 family protein NPY1 isoform X2 — MVDFPGGPKSFEICAKFCYGMTVTLNAYNVVAARCAAEYLEMTEGVDHSNLIYKIEVFLNSSIFRSWKDSIIVLQTTKPLLSWSEDLKIAGRCIDSIASKTSVDPANITWSYTYNRKLAEPDKIIEEGMNYRDKFEKVPRDWWVEDICELDIDLYKRVIIAVKSKGRMDGSVIGEALKTYAVRWLPDSVDALVSDEHALRNKSLVETIICLLPSDKGMGCSSSFLLKLLKVSILVGADKSLREELVKRISLKLHEARVGDLLIPARSPQITIYDVELVQSVVRQYVMHEKYKWDLDVVEKNEKGTDTFILGHGSLLGVGRLVDGYLAEIAHDPNLNLSSFVELSQSVPESARPIHDGLYKAIDIYLKEHPNLTKAERKRICALMDVKKLTVEASMDAAQNEQLPLRVVVQVLFFEQIRSAASVQALNNHPSDTSLSTTNLDEECEKIAEENCKPLGKQMSQMKVTEEFQKNTKLAKNNSKNSRSGAQLLPSRSRRIFDKLWSVGKGHVENKSSETSGSSHSPTSNVPGDSKSVSSSRHRRYSIS; from the exons ATGGTTGATTTTCCTGGTGGGCCAAAATCCTTTGAAATTTGTGCAAAGTTTTGCTATGGAATGACTGTTACTCTCAACGCTTACAATGTTGTGGCTGCTCGATGTGCTGCTGAGTATCTGGAAATGACTGAGGGTGTTGATCACAGTAACCTAATATACAAAATTGAGGTGTTCCTTAACTCAAGCATCTTCCGTAGCTGGAAAGATTCCATTATTGTGCTACAAACCACTAAACCTCTTCTGTCGTGGTCTGAAGATCTGAAGATTGCTGGAAGATGCATAGACTCAATTGCTTCTAAAACATCTGTAGATCCTGCCAACATCACTTGGTCCTACACATATAACAGAAAATTAGCAGAGCCTGATAAAATTATTGAAGAAGGGATGAATTATCGAGACAAATTTGAAAAAGTTCCAAGGGATTGGTGGGTTGAAGACATATGTGAGCTGGATATTGATCTCTACAAACGAGTTATTATTGCTGTGAAATCGAAGGGAAGAATGGATGGCAGTGTTATTGGGGAGGCTCTGAAGACTTATGCAGTTAGATGGTTGCCAGATTCTGTTGATGCACTGGTTTCGGATGAACACGCCTTGAGGAACAAATCTCTGGTAGAAACAATTATTTGCTTATTGCCGTCTGACAAAGGTATGGGTTGTTCATCCAGTTTCTTGCTGAAACTTTTGAAAGTTTCTATTTTGGTTGGAGCAGACAAGTCGTTGAGGGAGGAGTTGGTGAAGAGGATcagtttgaagttgcatgaagCTCGTGTAGGTGATTTGTTGATCCCCGCACGATCTCCTCAAATTACTATATATGACGTTGAGTTGGTTCAGTCTGTTGTGAGACAGTATGTGATGCATGAAAAGTATAAGTGGGATTTGGATGTTGTCGAGAAGAATGAAAAGGGGACTGATACTTTTATATTAGGGCATGGTTCGTTGTTGGGTGTTGGTAGACTGGTCGATGGGTATCTTGCGGAAATTGCACATGACCCAAATCTTAACCTCAGTAGTTTCGTAGAGTTGTCACAATCAGTTCCCGAGTCAGCCAGGCCAATTCACGATGGGTTGTACAAAGCCATTGACATCTACCTGAAG GAGCACCCTAATTTGACAAAGGCTGAAAGGAAAAGAATATGCGCATTGATGGACGTCAAGAAACTTACAGTGGAGGCATCGATGGATGCTGCACAGAACGAGCAGCTCCCACTTCGAGTCGTTGTTCAAGTTCTCTTCTTTGAGCAGATAAGATCTGCAGCTAGCGTTCAAGCCCTTAACAACCATCCCAGTGACACTTCACTTTCCACAACAAATTTGGACGAGGAATGTGAGAAGATAGCAGAAGAAAACTGCAAGCCGTTGGGAAAACAGATGAGCCAAATGAAGGTAACTGAAGAGTTCCAGAAGAACACAAAACTGGCAAAGAACAACAGCAAAAACAGCCGAAGTGGTGCGCAATTGCTTCCATCTAGGTCAAGGAGAATCTTCGATAAATTGTGGTCTGTGGGGAAGGGGCATGTAGAGAACAAGAGCTCCGAGACATCTGGGAGTTCTCATAGTCCAACTTCAAATGTTCCTGGTGATTCAAAGTCGGTTTCATCTTCGAGACACAGGAGGTATTCCATCTCGTAA
- the LOC103442073 gene encoding phototropic-responsive NPH3 family protein NPY1 isoform X1 gives MKFMKLGSKPDAFQADGKFIRYVSSELQTDVVINVGEVKFYLHKFPLLSKSNRLQKLVSKANEDSEEIDMVDFPGGPKSFEICAKFCYGMTVTLNAYNVVAARCAAEYLEMTEGVDHSNLIYKIEVFLNSSIFRSWKDSIIVLQTTKPLLSWSEDLKIAGRCIDSIASKTSVDPANITWSYTYNRKLAEPDKIIEEGMNYRDKFEKVPRDWWVEDICELDIDLYKRVIIAVKSKGRMDGSVIGEALKTYAVRWLPDSVDALVSDEHALRNKSLVETIICLLPSDKGMGCSSSFLLKLLKVSILVGADKSLREELVKRISLKLHEARVGDLLIPARSPQITIYDVELVQSVVRQYVMHEKYKWDLDVVEKNEKGTDTFILGHGSLLGVGRLVDGYLAEIAHDPNLNLSSFVELSQSVPESARPIHDGLYKAIDIYLKEHPNLTKAERKRICALMDVKKLTVEASMDAAQNEQLPLRVVVQVLFFEQIRSAASVQALNNHPSDTSLSTTNLDEECEKIAEENCKPLGKQMSQMKVTEEFQKNTKLAKNNSKNSRSGAQLLPSRSRRIFDKLWSVGKGHVENKSSETSGSSHSPTSNVPGDSKSVSSSRHRRYSIS, from the exons ATGAAGTTTATGAAGCTGGGGTCCAAGCCTGATGCATTTCAGGCTGATGGCAAGTTTATCAG ATATGTGTCGTCTGAACTGCAAACGGATGTCGTTATTAATGTTGGGGAAGTGAAGTTTTACCTTCACAAG TTCCCTCTCTTGTCCAAGAGCAATCGCCTGCAAAAACTAGTATCAAAAGCCAATGAGGATTCTGAAGAAATTGACATGGTTGATTTTCCTGGTGGGCCAAAATCCTTTGAAATTTGTGCAAAGTTTTGCTATGGAATGACTGTTACTCTCAACGCTTACAATGTTGTGGCTGCTCGATGTGCTGCTGAGTATCTGGAAATGACTGAGGGTGTTGATCACAGTAACCTAATATACAAAATTGAGGTGTTCCTTAACTCAAGCATCTTCCGTAGCTGGAAAGATTCCATTATTGTGCTACAAACCACTAAACCTCTTCTGTCGTGGTCTGAAGATCTGAAGATTGCTGGAAGATGCATAGACTCAATTGCTTCTAAAACATCTGTAGATCCTGCCAACATCACTTGGTCCTACACATATAACAGAAAATTAGCAGAGCCTGATAAAATTATTGAAGAAGGGATGAATTATCGAGACAAATTTGAAAAAGTTCCAAGGGATTGGTGGGTTGAAGACATATGTGAGCTGGATATTGATCTCTACAAACGAGTTATTATTGCTGTGAAATCGAAGGGAAGAATGGATGGCAGTGTTATTGGGGAGGCTCTGAAGACTTATGCAGTTAGATGGTTGCCAGATTCTGTTGATGCACTGGTTTCGGATGAACACGCCTTGAGGAACAAATCTCTGGTAGAAACAATTATTTGCTTATTGCCGTCTGACAAAGGTATGGGTTGTTCATCCAGTTTCTTGCTGAAACTTTTGAAAGTTTCTATTTTGGTTGGAGCAGACAAGTCGTTGAGGGAGGAGTTGGTGAAGAGGATcagtttgaagttgcatgaagCTCGTGTAGGTGATTTGTTGATCCCCGCACGATCTCCTCAAATTACTATATATGACGTTGAGTTGGTTCAGTCTGTTGTGAGACAGTATGTGATGCATGAAAAGTATAAGTGGGATTTGGATGTTGTCGAGAAGAATGAAAAGGGGACTGATACTTTTATATTAGGGCATGGTTCGTTGTTGGGTGTTGGTAGACTGGTCGATGGGTATCTTGCGGAAATTGCACATGACCCAAATCTTAACCTCAGTAGTTTCGTAGAGTTGTCACAATCAGTTCCCGAGTCAGCCAGGCCAATTCACGATGGGTTGTACAAAGCCATTGACATCTACCTGAAG GAGCACCCTAATTTGACAAAGGCTGAAAGGAAAAGAATATGCGCATTGATGGACGTCAAGAAACTTACAGTGGAGGCATCGATGGATGCTGCACAGAACGAGCAGCTCCCACTTCGAGTCGTTGTTCAAGTTCTCTTCTTTGAGCAGATAAGATCTGCAGCTAGCGTTCAAGCCCTTAACAACCATCCCAGTGACACTTCACTTTCCACAACAAATTTGGACGAGGAATGTGAGAAGATAGCAGAAGAAAACTGCAAGCCGTTGGGAAAACAGATGAGCCAAATGAAGGTAACTGAAGAGTTCCAGAAGAACACAAAACTGGCAAAGAACAACAGCAAAAACAGCCGAAGTGGTGCGCAATTGCTTCCATCTAGGTCAAGGAGAATCTTCGATAAATTGTGGTCTGTGGGGAAGGGGCATGTAGAGAACAAGAGCTCCGAGACATCTGGGAGTTCTCATAGTCCAACTTCAAATGTTCCTGGTGATTCAAAGTCGGTTTCATCTTCGAGACACAGGAGGTATTCCATCTCGTAA